A single genomic interval of uncultured Desulfobacter sp. harbors:
- a CDS encoding PEP-CTERM sorting domain-containing protein yields MSYDVKFLDGSADDLYSDGVDFTFTFTTETDALAASAALLAQVFIDDEQDGLFDSDPTLTNGGGYTGFIYVYTPYEIDENVSSWMNIAYAFNSKVDHSEPDGTGSRYDVNTSYDTTGMSGQVYAVWSLSSSSESDVSTAPEPSTILLLGSGLIGIAGLGRKKYIN; encoded by the coding sequence GTGTCATATGACGTTAAATTCCTTGATGGTTCGGCAGACGACCTTTATAGCGATGGCGTCGATTTTACATTCACTTTCACAACAGAAACTGATGCTCTGGCGGCGTCAGCAGCATTGTTGGCCCAGGTCTTTATTGACGACGAACAGGATGGTCTATTCGACTCAGACCCAACACTAACAAACGGGGGTGGCTATACCGGTTTTATATATGTATATACGCCATACGAGATAGACGAGAATGTATCGAGCTGGATGAATATAGCATATGCTTTTAATAGTAAGGTCGACCATAGCGAGCCGGACGGCACTGGAAGTCGTTATGATGTGAATACATCATACGACACAACCGGAATGTCAGGTCAAGTGTATGCAGTATGGAGCCTATCCAGTAGTAGTGAGAGTGATGTATCAACTGCCCCAGAGCCAAGCACAATTCTATTATTAGGCTCAGGTCTTATCGGTATAGCAGGCTTGGGAAGGAAAAAATATATCAACTAA
- a CDS encoding bifunctional metallophosphatase/5'-nucleotidase, which produces MNGFQPKTIYVDVDDVVSRTTETYPDVVAQEFGKTVTFEDLTGFDLKRCFQLTDNEFQYFFDLVHQSDFLMGFKPVEGAVQALKAWADMGHIIDIVTGRPTSAQEATLAWLERYDVPFRGFIMVDKYNRPGNDMSLAISKEELSMMDYDLAVEDSPDMAMFLARDMGVHTALIHKPWNRTCTNDNLVRCMSWNEIHPMVKEPALAEFE; this is translated from the coding sequence GTGAACGGTTTTCAACCCAAAACAATATATGTGGATGTGGATGATGTCGTGTCCAGAACCACGGAAACTTATCCGGATGTTGTCGCCCAGGAGTTTGGCAAGACTGTGACGTTTGAAGACCTGACCGGTTTTGATTTAAAACGTTGTTTCCAGCTGACCGATAATGAGTTTCAATATTTTTTCGACCTGGTTCATCAGTCTGATTTTCTTATGGGATTTAAACCCGTGGAAGGGGCGGTTCAGGCCCTGAAGGCCTGGGCTGATATGGGGCACATCATTGATATTGTAACAGGGCGTCCCACCTCGGCCCAAGAAGCGACCCTGGCCTGGCTTGAAAGGTATGATGTGCCTTTCAGGGGATTCATTATGGTGGATAAGTACAACCGTCCCGGAAATGACATGTCCCTGGCCATTTCAAAAGAGGAGCTATCCATGATGGATTACGATCTGGCCGTGGAAGATTCCCCGGACATGGCCATGTTCCTGGCCCGGGATATGGGGGTGCACACAGCATTGATCCATAAGCCCTGGAACCGGACGTGTACCAATGACAACTTGGTTCGGTGCATGTCCTGGAACGAAATTCACCCCATGGTCAAAGAACCGGCACTTGCAGAATTTGAATAA
- a CDS encoding type II toxin-antitoxin system RelE/ParE family toxin: protein MKNVPKLMQREIGFQLHLVQKGEDPDDWKPMTTIGSGVREIRIRVGDQYRVIYIAAFSDGIYVLHAFKKKTQKTEKSDLDIASKRLKAI, encoded by the coding sequence ATTAAGAACGTCCCAAAGCTCATGCAACGGGAAATTGGATTCCAACTACATCTTGTCCAAAAGGGTGAAGATCCTGACGATTGGAAGCCTATGACAACTATCGGATCAGGAGTCCGGGAGATACGGATTCGGGTTGGCGATCAATATAGAGTTATCTACATTGCAGCGTTTTCGGATGGGATTTATGTCCTTCACGCCTTTAAGAAAAAGACTCAGAAAACCGAAAAAAGTGATCTGGATATTGCATCAAAACGCTTGAAGGCCATATAA
- a CDS encoding DUF3482 domain-containing protein, protein MMALPEFAVLGHPNEGKSSVVSTLTEDDRIQVSPVPGETRVSKAYSVTMDDKEIIRFIDTPGFQAPRQTLAWFRKNPGPDMVARFIAEHENNPFFADECELLTPVANGAGIIYVVDGSRPVREDDLAEMEILRLTGRPRMAVINAKSETRDNTEVWKEEFRKFFNVIRIFNSNQADFYERIRLMESLKAIDQDIEPLMEGVIQAFNVEWEKRNRLACAYIVHGLEQSLTFSLTRRLKADIDPVTLKENLTREYQEKIRDIEQKMFGHIRSLFRHHLYDYPLPACSILRHDLFSEQTWEMLGLTRAQAATAGAVLGGTLGAVLDTAAAGLTFGIFTAIGSAVGAGSAFMGLRRLANASSRLGGDRLQVGPNQNIQFLYILLDRALLYYTHMSRRAHGRRDVPETKSQLIPNGEKVGISTLLTTKQHRVCMEFFKTCRKKTSTSGKKHSPSFDRLVASLLEDILKRRINP, encoded by the coding sequence ATGATGGCATTGCCTGAATTTGCCGTTTTAGGGCACCCCAACGAGGGAAAATCCTCGGTGGTGTCCACCCTGACCGAGGACGACCGTATCCAGGTCAGTCCGGTGCCTGGTGAAACCAGGGTTTCCAAGGCCTATTCCGTGACCATGGATGACAAAGAGATCATCCGGTTTATTGATACACCGGGGTTCCAGGCGCCTCGGCAGACCCTGGCCTGGTTCAGAAAGAATCCCGGACCGGACATGGTGGCCCGGTTCATTGCCGAACATGAAAACAACCCGTTTTTTGCCGATGAATGCGAATTGTTGACACCGGTGGCCAATGGGGCAGGCATTATTTATGTGGTGGACGGGTCCCGGCCGGTAAGGGAAGATGATCTGGCTGAAATGGAAATCCTGCGGCTCACGGGACGGCCCAGGATGGCTGTTATCAATGCAAAATCCGAGACCCGGGATAATACAGAGGTATGGAAAGAAGAGTTCCGCAAATTTTTCAACGTGATCCGGATTTTTAATTCCAATCAGGCTGATTTTTATGAGCGCATTCGGCTTATGGAAAGCCTTAAAGCCATTGATCAGGACATTGAACCTTTGATGGAAGGCGTGATCCAGGCCTTTAACGTAGAATGGGAAAAACGCAACCGTTTGGCCTGTGCGTATATTGTCCACGGCCTGGAACAGAGTTTGACCTTTTCTTTGACCCGCAGGCTGAAAGCCGACATAGATCCCGTGACGCTCAAGGAAAATCTTACCCGGGAATACCAGGAAAAAATCCGGGATATTGAACAAAAAATGTTTGGCCATATCCGTTCATTGTTCCGCCATCATCTCTATGATTACCCATTGCCTGCCTGTTCCATTCTCAGGCATGATTTGTTTTCAGAACAGACCTGGGAGATGCTGGGGCTGACCCGGGCCCAGGCCGCCACCGCTGGTGCTGTGCTGGGAGGAACCCTTGGGGCGGTGCTGGATACGGCCGCAGCCGGATTGACCTTTGGGATTTTTACGGCCATTGGTTCCGCCGTGGGTGCAGGCTCTGCCTTTATGGGCCTTCGGCGTTTGGCTAATGCGTCATCGAGACTTGGGGGGGACCGGCTCCAGGTGGGCCCTAATCAAAATATTCAGTTCTTGTATATTCTTCTGGATCGGGCGTTGCTTTATTACACCCATATGAGCCGGCGAGCCCATGGCCGGCGTGATGTCCCTGAAACGAAATCCCAGCTTATTCCCAATGGAGAAAAGGTTGGTATCTCAACGCTTTTGACAACAAAGCAGCACCGGGTTTGCATGGAGTTCTTTAAAACCTGCCGGAAAAAAACTTCAACATCCGGTAAAAAACATTCGCCGTCCTTTGATCGACTTGTGGCGTCTTTGCTGGAAGATATCCTTAAAAGGCGTATCAATCCCTGA
- a CDS encoding cytochrome c3 family protein — MNKKVITTCLAACSIVAGLSLIPVSGIVAQDNGRPELTLNGGHQGPVPFNHQLHQTIVEDCAVCHKDFEKKPGALDEAKKTGALKAKQVMYKTCIACHRAKKKAGEKYGPTSCNACHT; from the coding sequence ATGAACAAAAAAGTGATCACAACATGCCTTGCTGCCTGCAGTATCGTTGCAGGACTCTCGTTAATCCCGGTATCCGGCATCGTGGCCCAGGACAACGGCCGCCCTGAACTGACACTGAACGGAGGGCACCAAGGCCCGGTCCCCTTTAACCATCAACTTCACCAGACCATTGTTGAGGACTGCGCCGTTTGTCACAAGGATTTTGAAAAGAAACCGGGCGCTTTGGATGAGGCAAAGAAAACAGGTGCGCTTAAAGCAAAACAGGTGATGTATAAAACCTGTATTGCCTGTCATAGAGCAAAAAAGAAAGCCGGGGAAAAATACGGCCCTACCAGTTGCAACGCCTGCCACACCTGA
- the lexA gene encoding transcriptional repressor LexA: MRPKLTEKQKKVMAFLKSRLGQSGDTPSLRDMAKSLAISHAAVAQTLKLLEAKGYIRRLGRYSRNIVILDETGATDADHRKKVVPIVGRITAGLPIYASQEWAGSLVVDDTLYPGDNLFALKVQGQSMKNAGILDRDIAICRPRQYAVDREIVVALINGEDATVKRFFLHADHIELRPENPAFSPQTYGFDDIMIQGKVIGIIRSAQVMEGE, from the coding sequence ATGAGGCCAAAACTCACAGAAAAACAAAAAAAGGTCATGGCCTTTCTAAAGTCGAGACTTGGACAATCCGGAGATACCCCAAGCCTTAGAGACATGGCCAAAAGCCTTGCCATAAGCCATGCCGCCGTGGCACAGACCCTGAAACTGCTTGAAGCCAAAGGCTATATCCGCAGGCTGGGTCGGTACAGCAGAAACATTGTTATCCTGGATGAAACCGGCGCTACGGACGCGGATCATCGCAAAAAAGTTGTCCCCATTGTCGGACGGATCACGGCAGGACTTCCCATATATGCATCTCAGGAGTGGGCCGGCAGCCTGGTGGTGGACGACACCCTGTATCCCGGCGACAACCTGTTTGCCCTGAAGGTCCAGGGCCAGTCCATGAAAAATGCGGGTATTCTTGACCGGGACATTGCCATCTGCAGGCCCCGGCAGTATGCCGTGGACAGGGAGATCGTGGTGGCCCTGATCAACGGAGAAGACGCCACGGTCAAGCGGTTTTTTTTGCATGCCGACCACATTGAACTGCGTCCGGAAAATCCTGCTTTCAGCCCCCAGACCTATGGGTTTGACGATATCATGATCCAGGGAAAGGTGATCGGCATTATCCGCTCCGCCCAGGTTATGGAAGGGGAATAA
- a CDS encoding lipid-binding SYLF domain-containing protein, translating into MKSTKISIIILTGILALFFTIPAFADSYTNTINVFKKAKAVQPFFNNCYGYAVFPTVGKGGFVVGGAYGQGRVYQDGLITGSASVTKITVGFQLGGQAFSEIIFFQDKRAYDEFTKGSFEFDASVSAVVVTAGVQAKAGSDGGTAGASAGPATGVQAEIGYYKGMAVFIHAKGGLMYEAAIGGQKFNVKLFK; encoded by the coding sequence ATGAAATCCACAAAAATTTCCATTATTATACTGACAGGTATTTTAGCTCTTTTTTTTACTATCCCGGCGTTTGCGGATTCATACACCAATACGATTAATGTGTTTAAGAAGGCCAAGGCGGTCCAGCCCTTTTTTAATAACTGCTATGGATATGCGGTATTTCCCACAGTAGGCAAGGGCGGCTTCGTTGTCGGAGGCGCATATGGCCAGGGTCGGGTTTATCAGGACGGTCTGATTACCGGTAGTGCCAGCGTTACCAAAATTACCGTTGGGTTTCAGCTGGGCGGACAGGCTTTTTCTGAAATCATTTTTTTCCAGGATAAACGCGCCTATGATGAATTTACCAAAGGTTCATTTGAATTTGATGCCTCGGTTTCAGCCGTAGTGGTTACTGCAGGGGTCCAGGCCAAGGCCGGCAGTGACGGCGGGACCGCCGGGGCCAGTGCCGGGCCGGCCACAGGCGTTCAGGCAGAAATCGGATATTATAAAGGTATGGCTGTATTTATCCACGCCAAAGGTGGTCTGATGTATGAAGCAGCTATTGGCGGGCAGAAATTTAATGTAAAGCTTTTCAAATAA
- a CDS encoding DNA polymerase III subunit alpha, with the protein MIPLAVHSHYSLMWGVPGVRDLCARAKALGYKALALTDTNNLYGLWPFLGACAEFDLRPVVGAEITDSHAGAKVVALVKNSTGYANLCRLLTQRHRNPDFNLEQAVPPLGQGLIFLTPSAQCLIHWHTLSRQGMDLDIAAFIGRAPVSRNHPLCRAARTAGLSLVAAPDSYFLYPGDHEIHALLRAIDTKTSLSRLSVEQIAPAGAFLGSPNYYSQKFAVMPEALTATRVLAERLEFSGPDFGIVMPPYTPPVGQTCSELLRQKTMTGAIKRYGPNLSGRVLKRIDHELAIIEQTRFSSYFLVVADIVKQASRICGRGSGAASIVAYCLGITNVCPIKHNLYFERFLNPERRDPPDIDVDFAWDERDAVLNHVLNRFKGRSAMVASHILFQPRMAVRETARVFGLPEAEIKQGFSRMYRDPPFLKGANTLKPEHHGKIGGVADPWPRIIRLANRLIETPRHLSVHPGGVVITPDPIDTYAPVENAPKGIPVIQWEKESTEAAGLVKIDLLGNRSLGVIRDCIASIRDTQGDFTDFQDIDPEDDPATQQQVAQGRTMGCFYIESPAMRLLQKKSGQGDFRHLVIHTSIIRPAANEFIKTYLNRLHSGVWEPLHPLMEGLLDETFGIMVYQEDVSKTAVRLAGFTHARADELRKVMSKKDKHKKLEGFRAEFFNGARRKGVSLKAVERIWHMIISFSGYSFCKPHSASYARVSFQAAYLKTHYPAQFMAAVISNQGGFYTTFAYVSEARRMGITILGPDVRHSGVHWSGLKNEIRVGLMAIKTLSRATMDRIVLERKNEMFSDSFDFFNRIAPREDEARALTDSGSLDGFSQGRGRAALAWAYCAWQAGRRSMADRIDLFRPGMNEIPDLPPDPPLQRLRREFAMLGFLPACHPMTLIKEKFQDINTIKAADLPNMTGRKVYFAGWLITGKLVKTRQGDPMKFFTFEDDTGLVEAVFFPGVYSRFSHILYSGYPYLLSGQVENEWGAITFNVSQVRRV; encoded by the coding sequence ATGATTCCGCTGGCAGTCCACTCTCACTACTCGTTGATGTGGGGTGTTCCTGGCGTTCGGGACCTGTGCGCCCGGGCAAAGGCCTTGGGGTATAAAGCCCTTGCCCTGACAGATACCAACAATCTATACGGCTTGTGGCCGTTCCTCGGTGCCTGTGCCGAGTTTGATTTGCGGCCCGTGGTTGGTGCTGAAATCACCGACTCGCACGCTGGTGCAAAAGTGGTGGCCCTGGTCAAAAACAGCACGGGCTACGCCAATTTGTGCAGACTTCTTACCCAACGCCACAGGAATCCGGATTTTAATCTGGAACAGGCCGTACCGCCTCTGGGGCAGGGCCTGATTTTTTTGACCCCGTCTGCCCAATGCCTGATCCACTGGCACACGCTTTCCCGCCAGGGCATGGATCTGGATATCGCAGCCTTTATCGGGCGCGCACCGGTTTCCCGCAACCACCCCCTGTGCCGGGCGGCCCGGACAGCAGGGCTGTCTTTAGTAGCAGCCCCGGATAGTTATTTTCTATACCCCGGGGACCATGAGATCCATGCCCTGTTGCGAGCCATTGATACCAAGACCAGCCTGTCCCGGCTATCTGTTGAACAGATAGCTCCAGCAGGCGCTTTTTTAGGCAGCCCCAATTACTATTCCCAAAAATTTGCCGTTATGCCCGAAGCGCTGACAGCCACCCGGGTTCTGGCAGAACGTCTTGAATTCAGCGGCCCTGATTTTGGTATTGTCATGCCCCCGTACACACCGCCTGTGGGACAGACATGTTCAGAATTGCTTCGGCAAAAAACCATGACAGGCGCCATAAAACGGTATGGCCCGAACCTTTCAGGCCGGGTGCTGAAACGCATTGACCACGAATTAGCCATTATTGAACAAACACGGTTTTCCAGCTATTTCCTGGTGGTTGCCGATATTGTAAAACAAGCATCGCGCATCTGCGGCAGGGGCTCGGGTGCCGCATCCATCGTGGCGTATTGCCTGGGCATCACCAATGTGTGCCCCATCAAGCACAACCTGTATTTTGAACGGTTTCTCAACCCGGAACGCCGGGATCCCCCGGACATTGATGTGGATTTTGCATGGGATGAACGGGATGCTGTGCTCAACCATGTGCTGAACCGGTTTAAAGGCCGGTCTGCCATGGTGGCAAGCCACATCCTGTTCCAGCCCCGGATGGCGGTACGGGAAACGGCCAGGGTGTTTGGCCTGCCCGAAGCTGAAATAAAGCAGGGGTTTTCCAGGATGTACCGAGATCCCCCATTTTTAAAAGGCGCCAATACATTAAAGCCTGAACATCATGGAAAAATAGGCGGGGTGGCTGATCCCTGGCCAAGGATCATCCGTCTTGCAAACAGACTTATCGAAACCCCCAGGCATCTGTCGGTTCATCCAGGGGGCGTTGTCATCACCCCAGACCCCATTGACACCTATGCCCCCGTGGAAAATGCGCCTAAGGGTATTCCTGTCATCCAATGGGAAAAAGAGAGCACCGAAGCTGCAGGCCTTGTCAAAATTGATCTTTTGGGCAACCGCAGCTTGGGTGTCATCAGAGACTGCATTGCCTCAATCCGGGATACACAGGGGGACTTTACGGATTTCCAGGATATTGACCCGGAAGATGACCCGGCCACCCAGCAGCAGGTGGCCCAGGGCCGGACCATGGGATGTTTTTACATTGAAAGTCCTGCGATGCGTCTGCTTCAGAAAAAGTCAGGGCAGGGTGATTTCCGGCATCTGGTTATCCATACCAGCATTATCCGGCCTGCTGCCAATGAGTTTATAAAAACGTACTTAAACCGCCTGCATTCAGGTGTATGGGAGCCGCTTCATCCTTTAATGGAGGGGCTTTTGGACGAAACATTCGGCATTATGGTGTACCAGGAGGATGTATCAAAGACTGCGGTCCGGCTAGCCGGATTTACCCATGCCAGGGCGGATGAACTGCGCAAGGTCATGTCCAAAAAGGACAAGCACAAAAAGCTTGAGGGTTTCAGGGCCGAGTTTTTTAACGGTGCCCGCCGTAAGGGCGTTTCTCTTAAGGCTGTTGAACGGATCTGGCATATGATCATTTCGTTTTCGGGCTACTCCTTTTGCAAGCCCCACTCGGCGTCCTATGCCCGGGTGTCATTCCAGGCTGCGTATCTTAAGACCCATTACCCGGCTCAATTTATGGCAGCCGTGATATCCAACCAGGGCGGTTTTTACACTACGTTTGCCTATGTGTCCGAGGCCCGTCGTATGGGGATAACGATTCTGGGCCCGGATGTTCGACACAGCGGGGTGCATTGGAGCGGACTTAAAAATGAGATCCGGGTCGGGCTGATGGCCATCAAAACCTTAAGCCGGGCAACCATGGATAGAATCGTTCTGGAACGAAAAAACGAGATGTTTTCAGACAGCTTTGATTTTTTTAACCGCATCGCCCCCAGGGAGGATGAGGCCCGGGCGCTTACGGACAGCGGCAGCCTTGATGGTTTTTCCCAGGGCAGAGGCCGTGCAGCTTTAGCCTGGGCGTACTGCGCCTGGCAGGCGGGTCGAAGGTCTATGGCGGATCGGATTGATTTGTTTAGGCCAGGCATGAACGAAATTCCAGATTTACCCCCGGACCCTCCTCTTCAACGGCTTCGCCGGGAATTTGCCATGCTGGGTTTTTTACCGGCCTGTCACCCCATGACTTTGATAAAGGAAAAATTCCAAGATATCAACACGATTAAAGCGGCAGACCTGCCCAATATGACCGGCCGGAAGGTCTATTTTGCTGGTTGGCTGATCACAGGCAAGCTTGTGAAAACCAGACAGGGCGATCCCATGAAATTTTTTACTTTTGAAGATGATACAGGATTGGTTGAAGCTGTATTTTTCCCTGGGGTATACTCCAGATTTTCCCATATCCTTTATAGTGGATATCCATATTTACTTTCCGGTCAGGTGGAAAATGAATGGGGCGCAATCACGTTCAATGTCAGTCAGGTGCGTCGTGTGTGA
- a CDS encoding DUF72 domain-containing protein yields MDRLCAGTSGYSYAEWVDAGVYPAGTHAAGMLPAYAGMFKATELNYTWYQMPKARSLERMAAQVPEGFKFSVKLTRTMTHEVDKAGWIREVLMFRQGITPLETTDRLLCVLVQLPPYFTRTPERRIYLAALLDELSGLPVAVEFRHPSWVHDKVFYEFERRAITLVTVDGPDLPSLFPRLDIVTNPQLFYLRLHGRNSQGWRSGNMQKQFDYNYSESELKALAETISNTLGPAADIGAVFFNNHVRGQAPNNCLRLLKILRAHP; encoded by the coding sequence GTGGATAGATTGTGTGCAGGCACCAGCGGCTACTCTTATGCGGAATGGGTGGATGCAGGGGTTTACCCGGCCGGGACCCATGCGGCCGGCATGTTGCCGGCCTATGCCGGGATGTTTAAGGCCACAGAACTTAACTATACCTGGTACCAGATGCCCAAGGCCCGATCCCTGGAGCGAATGGCGGCCCAGGTGCCTGAAGGGTTTAAATTCAGTGTCAAACTCACCCGTACCATGACCCATGAGGTGGACAAAGCTGGATGGATCCGGGAGGTGCTGATGTTCCGCCAAGGCATCACCCCCCTGGAAACCACGGACCGCCTTTTGTGTGTATTGGTACAGCTACCGCCCTATTTCACGCGCACCCCGGAACGGCGAATCTACCTGGCAGCCTTACTGGACGAGCTTTCAGGGCTGCCCGTGGCCGTTGAGTTCCGGCATCCTTCCTGGGTCCATGACAAGGTGTTTTATGAATTTGAACGGCGGGCAATCACCCTGGTGACCGTGGATGGCCCGGATCTGCCCAGCCTGTTCCCAAGGCTGGATATTGTAACCAATCCACAGCTTTTCTACCTGCGGCTGCACGGCAGAAACAGCCAGGGCTGGCGTTCCGGTAACATGCAAAAACAATTTGACTACAATTACAGCGAATCCGAACTAAAGGCCCTTGCCGAAACCATTTCCAACACCCTTGGTCCTGCCGCAGACATAGGTGCCGTATTTTTCAACAATCACGTCAGGGGGCAGGCGCCCAATAACTGCCTGCGGCTGCTTAAGATACTGCGTGCTCACCCATGA
- a CDS encoding ATP-binding cassette domain-containing protein yields the protein MKIANVKTPDLKIPLFEASPGQFWCILGQNRSGIDSFFNLLSSAHAKIPDAEICLPKDMGIFSFAGQQEVFEQELKNDDTDFMDSLDPGTLARAFVRDPDKYTDMIRAFGMDHVLDQGYRQLSTGQTRKLLLLSRISSGSQWLLIQSPFDGLDKAGCGQLNLALDHCRICGMGILVFVYDPGDIPAGATHIAVVENGHMPLKGYRQDILPRLLTLQGQATFSADVNDLKSAKTAFSQDAVSGEAPHSEELVRLEDGHAGYSGRPVFSHLDLCITPGGHTLVSGPNGCGKSTLLQVITGDHPACYRNRLWIFGTRRGTGESIWELKKKMGIVSTDLHRNYRVAGSVLDCVMSGLYDTIGLYQRPGPEDEKKAMAWLGRISLADKAESAFRSLSYADQRLALIARALIKLPDLLVLDEPTHGLDRANRNAVLDFLGQVATEKLSTILYVSHREDEFRDFFVSHIRMGNEGVTEN from the coding sequence ATGAAGATTGCAAATGTAAAAACACCTGATTTAAAGATCCCTTTGTTTGAAGCGTCACCCGGTCAGTTCTGGTGCATTCTGGGCCAAAATCGGTCCGGGATTGACTCTTTTTTCAATCTGTTGTCCTCAGCCCACGCAAAGATCCCGGATGCTGAAATCTGCCTGCCCAAAGATATGGGAATATTTTCTTTTGCCGGTCAGCAGGAGGTTTTTGAACAGGAACTCAAAAATGACGATACCGATTTCATGGACAGTCTGGACCCGGGCACCTTGGCCCGGGCTTTTGTTCGTGATCCGGATAAATACACAGACATGATCCGCGCCTTTGGCATGGATCATGTCCTGGATCAGGGCTATCGGCAGTTATCCACGGGCCAGACAAGAAAACTGCTGCTACTGTCCAGGATCTCCTCGGGTAGCCAATGGTTGTTGATACAGTCCCCCTTTGACGGCCTGGACAAGGCTGGGTGCGGGCAGCTGAATTTGGCGCTGGATCATTGCAGAATTTGCGGTATGGGGATTTTGGTTTTTGTTTATGATCCCGGAGACATCCCCGCCGGCGCCACCCACATTGCGGTCGTTGAAAATGGGCACATGCCCCTTAAAGGGTATCGACAGGACATATTACCCAGGCTTTTAACATTGCAGGGACAGGCAACCTTTTCAGCGGATGTCAATGATTTAAAATCTGCAAAAACCGCCTTTTCCCAAGACGCCGTTTCCGGGGAAGCACCGCATTCAGAGGAACTGGTCAGGCTTGAGGACGGACATGCGGGGTATTCGGGCAGGCCTGTTTTTTCGCATCTGGACCTGTGCATAACCCCGGGCGGCCATACCCTGGTGTCAGGTCCCAATGGCTGCGGTAAATCAACCCTGCTGCAGGTGATCACAGGCGACCATCCCGCGTGTTACAGGAATCGATTGTGGATATTCGGCACCCGCCGGGGCACCGGGGAGTCCATTTGGGAACTGAAAAAAAAGATGGGCATTGTCAGCACGGATCTTCACCGCAACTATCGGGTGGCCGGCAGCGTTTTGGATTGTGTGATGTCCGGTCTTTATGACACCATTGGCCTGTACCAGCGACCTGGACCTGAAGACGAAAAAAAAGCCATGGCCTGGCTGGGACGCATCAGTTTGGCAGATAAAGCAGAATCCGCCTTCCGTTCCCTTTCCTATGCAGACCAGCGGCTGGCTCTCATTGCCCGGGCACTGATAAAACTGCCTGATCTTCTGGTTCTGGATGAACCCACCCATGGGCTGGATCGAGCGAACCGTAATGCGGTCCTGGATTTTTTAGGTCAGGTGGCAACGGAAAAATTAAGTACCATTTTATACGTCAGCCACCGGGAGGATGAGTTCAGGGACTTTTTTGTCTCCCACATTCGTATGGGAAATGAGGGGGTGACAGAGAATTAG